A window from Methanobrevibacter sp. V74 encodes these proteins:
- the hmdB gene encoding 5,10-methenyltetrahydromethanopterin hydrogenase cofactor biosynthesis protein HmdB — translation MIEKILNKAKQGKKLSNEEFLELLDIDNDEDLEKLFKVACEIRDKQSKVIKLTSTVHITNKCQIQPRCTYCGFAEETSSKGYYNAFYKTNEEILVAVKSIQEAHIPRVSCSGGYGYNGKQAVNACKIIKENSDLEILVNVGGDLTEKSINDLAKLGADTVCCNLETINEDIFYQRKPGDSLDQRILTCQRVSDAGIGLSSGLLLGLGESKEDRIKHLRYLSNFKTLEEIPIMGFNPYEDTPMSEYPPFPLKEQLKMVAIIRIMYPEIRITMPTPTVGPENVEFSLKAGANNLATVIADNYPHEVKGVGAPEYGNYSEVVTVIENLGLIPQTI, via the coding sequence ATGATTGAAAAAATTTTAAATAAAGCAAAACAAGGGAAAAAATTAAGTAATGAAGAATTTTTAGAATTATTGGATATAGATAATGATGAAGATTTAGAAAAATTATTTAAAGTTGCCTGTGAAATACGGGATAAACAATCAAAAGTAATAAAACTAACTTCCACAGTACACATAACTAACAAATGTCAAATTCAGCCAAGATGCACATATTGCGGATTTGCAGAAGAAACATCATCAAAAGGTTACTATAATGCTTTTTATAAAACAAATGAGGAAATTCTAGTTGCAGTTAAATCAATCCAAGAAGCCCATATTCCTCGCGTAAGTTGTTCTGGAGGATATGGTTATAACGGGAAACAAGCAGTGAATGCTTGTAAAATTATAAAAGAAAATAGTGATTTGGAAATCCTTGTAAACGTGGGCGGGGATTTAACTGAAAAATCCATAAATGATTTGGCGAAGTTAGGTGCAGATACAGTTTGCTGCAATCTAGAAACCATAAATGAAGATATTTTTTATCAAAGAAAACCTGGAGATTCACTAGATCAGAGAATTTTAACTTGTCAAAGAGTGAGTGATGCGGGAATTGGTCTGTCTTCAGGACTGCTTTTAGGACTTGGTGAAAGTAAAGAAGATAGAATAAAACATTTACGCTACCTATCTAACTTTAAGACTTTAGAAGAAATTCCAATAATGGGTTTTAATCCATACGAAGACACACCAATGTCTGAATACCCTCCATTCCCATTAAAAGAACAATTAAAAATGGTAGCTATTATACGTATAATGTATCCTGAAATTAGAATTACCATGCCAACTCCAACTGTTGGACCTGAAAACGTAGAATTCTCACTTAAAGCAGGAGCTAACAATTTAGCTACAGTTATTGCAGACAATTATCCTCATGAGGTCAAAGGTGTAGGTGCTCCGGAATATGGCAATTATTCTGAAGTAGTGACAGTTATTGAAAACTTAGGATTAATACCTCAAACTATTTAA
- the porB gene encoding pyruvate synthase subunit PorB: MVDIPDKNLLASGHRGCAGCGASIAVKLALNALGENTVAISATGCLEVMTTPYPETAWEVPFIHVAFENSGAVASGVESALRIQGKEDVNVIAFGGDGGTVDIGLQSLSGAMERGHNMTYICYDNEAYMNTGIQRSGATPFGATTTTSPRGSASFGEDKPKKNMPMIMAAHGIPYVATASIAYPEDYVKKVKKAAEIKGPAYIHLQQPCTTGWGYPPEKTIEMGRLAVETGSWILYEIKNGEFNITYRPEERKAVKEYLGPQKRFRHLDDELIEKVQKYVDAECEELGL, from the coding sequence ATGGTAGACATTCCTGATAAAAATTTATTAGCATCCGGACACAGAGGTTGTGCTGGTTGTGGAGCATCTATAGCAGTTAAATTAGCTTTAAATGCACTAGGTGAAAATACTGTAGCTATTTCCGCTACTGGTTGTCTTGAAGTAATGACTACACCATACCCTGAAACCGCATGGGAAGTTCCATTCATTCATGTGGCGTTTGAAAACTCAGGTGCAGTTGCATCCGGTGTAGAAAGTGCACTTAGAATTCAGGGAAAAGAAGATGTTAATGTAATCGCTTTTGGTGGTGACGGAGGAACTGTAGATATTGGTTTACAATCATTATCTGGAGCTATGGAAAGAGGTCATAACATGACCTACATTTGTTATGATAACGAAGCATACATGAACACAGGTATTCAAAGAAGTGGAGCAACCCCATTTGGTGCAACCACAACTACTTCACCAAGAGGAAGTGCCAGTTTTGGAGAAGACAAACCTAAGAAAAACATGCCAATGATTATGGCGGCACATGGAATACCTTATGTTGCTACCGCATCAATCGCATATCCTGAAGATTATGTTAAAAAGGTTAAAAAAGCTGCTGAGATAAAAGGACCAGCATACATTCACTTACAACAACCATGTACTACTGGTTGGGGATATCCTCCTGAAAAAACAATTGAAATGGGAAGATTAGCTGTAGAAACTGGATCTTGGATTTTATATGAAATCAAAAATGGTGAATTCAATATTACTTACAGGCCTGAAGAGAGAAAAGCTGTAAAAGAATACTTAGGACCGCAAAAAAGATTCAGACACTTAGATGACGAACTTATCGAAAAAGTCCAGAAATATGTTGATGCAGAGTGTGAAGAATTAGGACTATAA
- a CDS encoding pyruvate ferredoxin oxidoreductase subunit gamma encodes MIEIRFHGRGGQGSVTAAEILAKAAFKDGKYVQAFPFFGVERRGAPVMAFTRIDDEPIELRYQIYNPDYVLVLDDGLLNVVDVFSGIKDNTEVIINTQNFEGSGEHVVHDIDATGIALDLLGRNIVNTIILGYFAKKTHIVSIESLVEVIKETFPGKIGELNAEATQKAYEMG; translated from the coding sequence ATGATTGAAATTCGTTTTCATGGCAGAGGTGGACAAGGTTCCGTAACTGCTGCTGAAATTTTGGCAAAAGCAGCTTTTAAAGATGGAAAATATGTCCAAGCTTTCCCATTCTTTGGAGTTGAACGTAGAGGAGCTCCAGTAATGGCTTTTACAAGAATTGATGATGAACCAATTGAATTAAGATACCAAATATACAATCCGGATTATGTATTAGTTCTTGACGATGGATTATTAAATGTAGTAGATGTGTTTTCAGGAATTAAAGATAATACTGAGGTAATTATTAACACACAAAACTTTGAAGGTAGCGGAGAACATGTAGTGCATGATATTGATGCTACCGGAATTGCACTTGACTTATTAGGACGTAACATTGTAAACACAATTATTTTAGGTTATTTTGCTAAAAAAACCCATATAGTAAGTATTGAATCACTTGTTGAAGTGATTAAAGAAACCTTCCCTGGAAAAATTGGAGAGTTAAATGCGGAAGCTACCCAAAAAGCTTACGAAATGGGATAA
- a CDS encoding 4Fe-4S binding protein, with translation MFNSGHCTDCTTCGSCQQAPHVDTPTLFCMHCPPSEAPCLKACKQNAIEVLGGAITINGEKCNLCRDCVEVCPINVIKI, from the coding sequence ATGTTTAATTCAGGACATTGTACAGACTGTACAACCTGCGGGAGTTGTCAACAAGCACCCCATGTTGACACTCCAACCTTATTTTGTATGCATTGCCCACCATCAGAAGCACCATGCCTTAAAGCTTGCAAGCAAAATGCTATTGAAGTACTGGGTGGAGCTATTACAATTAATGGTGAAAAATGTAATCTCTGCAGAGATTGTGTTGAAGTATGCCCCATTAATGTAATTAAAATTTAA
- the hmd gene encoding 5,10-methenyltetrahydromethanopterin hydrogenase: protein MKVAILGAGCYRTHAAAGITNFARACEVAEATGNEKISMTHSTIEMGAELLELAGVDEVVVSDPTFDGEFTICDDFDYAEVMAAHKAGTPEDIMPAIRARVAELAETVPKPSKGAIHFTHPEDLGMKVTTDDCEAVADADWVMTWLPEGGMQPAIIEKFADNIKEGAIVTHACTIPTTGLNKIFEDLGTNVNVASYHPGAVPEMKGQVYIAEGYADQASIDTLLDLGQKARGSAFTLPANMIGPVCDMCSAVTAITYAGILAYRDTVTQILGAPAGFAQMMANEALTQVTALMQEEGIDKMDAALDPKAMLGTADSMNFGSLAEIVPTVLDYLGKEE, encoded by the coding sequence ATGAAAGTAGCAATTTTAGGTGCAGGATGTTACAGAACACATGCTGCCGCAGGCATTACCAACTTTGCAAGAGCTTGTGAAGTTGCAGAAGCAACAGGGAACGAAAAAATATCAATGACCCACTCCACTATTGAAATGGGTGCTGAATTATTGGAATTAGCTGGAGTGGATGAAGTAGTTGTTTCTGATCCAACTTTTGATGGCGAATTTACTATCTGTGATGATTTTGACTATGCAGAAGTAATGGCAGCTCACAAAGCAGGAACCCCTGAAGATATAATGCCAGCGATAAGAGCAAGAGTAGCTGAATTAGCTGAAACTGTCCCTAAACCATCAAAAGGAGCTATTCACTTTACCCACCCTGAAGATTTAGGAATGAAAGTGACAACAGATGATTGTGAAGCAGTAGCTGACGCTGACTGGGTAATGACTTGGTTGCCTGAAGGTGGAATGCAACCTGCAATTATTGAAAAATTCGCTGACAACATTAAAGAAGGCGCAATCGTAACTCACGCATGTACTATCCCAACTACAGGATTAAACAAAATCTTCGAAGATTTAGGAACAAATGTAAACGTAGCTTCCTACCACCCAGGCGCAGTACCTGAAATGAAAGGACAAGTTTACATTGCTGAAGGATATGCTGACCAAGCTTCCATTGACACTTTATTAGACTTAGGTCAAAAAGCAAGAGGATCTGCATTTACCTTACCTGCAAACATGATTGGTCCTGTATGTGACATGTGTTCCGCAGTAACTGCTATTACCTACGCAGGTATTTTAGCTTACAGAGATACTGTTACCCAAATCTTAGGTGCACCTGCCGGATTCGCACAGATGATGGCAAATGAAGCTTTAACCCAAGTAACTGCATTAATGCAAGAAGAAGGCATCGACAAAATGGATGCTGCATTAGATCCTAAAGCTATGTTAGGAACTGCTGACTCAATGAACTTCGGATCATTAGCAGAAATCGTACCTACCGTACTCGATTACTTAGGTAAAGAAGAATAA
- a CDS encoding fumarate hydratase — MITKDVIKDTVYELYKQAVIVLGDDVKKSLEDALKIEEHDLARLNIEAILKNIELAEEKGIPMCQDTGLPVVFVKLGNVEVENLREGIEEGIKKATTDIPIRPNIVDPITRENTNVNVGDCIPPIDIELIDEDYLEITILPKGFGSENNNALKMALPAEGIEGVKEFVVESVLKAKGKPCPPTVIGVGIGGTSDLCLKLGKKALLGKIGERNPDPQLAQLEKEILEEINASGIGPMGLGGKTTTLDVKILKAHTHTAGLPVGVCIQCWADRHATTRLYDK; from the coding sequence TTGATTACAAAAGATGTTATTAAAGATACGGTTTATGAACTTTACAAACAAGCTGTGATTGTTCTTGGTGATGATGTGAAAAAATCACTTGAAGATGCACTGAAAATAGAAGAACATGATCTTGCAAGGTTAAATATTGAAGCTATTTTAAAAAATATTGAACTTGCAGAAGAGAAAGGCATTCCCATGTGTCAGGACACAGGTTTGCCTGTAGTTTTCGTTAAATTAGGTAATGTTGAAGTTGAGAATTTACGTGAAGGAATTGAAGAAGGAATTAAAAAGGCAACTACAGACATACCAATCAGACCAAACATAGTGGATCCAATTACACGTGAAAATACTAATGTTAATGTTGGAGATTGCATTCCTCCAATCGATATTGAATTAATTGATGAAGATTACCTAGAAATAACCATATTGCCAAAAGGATTTGGTTCAGAAAACAATAATGCTTTAAAAATGGCATTGCCTGCTGAAGGAATTGAAGGGGTGAAAGAATTTGTTGTTGAATCAGTCCTTAAAGCAAAAGGAAAACCATGCCCTCCAACTGTTATCGGTGTTGGAATTGGAGGAACATCTGATTTATGTTTAAAACTTGGTAAAAAAGCATTGCTTGGAAAAATTGGTGAAAGAAACCCAGATCCACAACTTGCCCAATTAGAAAAAGAAATATTAGAAGAGATTAATGCATCAGGAATTGGCCCAATGGGATTAGGCGGTAAAACCACCACGTTAGATGTAAAAATCTTAAAAGCACATACTCATACTGCAGGTCTTCCTGTTGGCGTTTGTATCCAATGTTGGGCAGATAGGCATGCAACAACCAGACTTTATGATAAATAA
- the porD gene encoding pyruvate synthase subunit PorD — MVNIGCAITTPGSSKNNKTGSWRTFKPILDKEKCIDCDNCILFCPDSCVNKQHDIDYDYCKGCGICAHECPSDAIEMIKE, encoded by the coding sequence ATGGTAAATATAGGATGTGCAATAACTACTCCCGGAAGTAGTAAAAATAATAAAACCGGAAGCTGGAGAACTTTCAAACCAATTTTAGATAAAGAAAAATGTATTGACTGTGACAACTGCATTTTATTTTGTCCAGACTCCTGTGTAAATAAACAGCACGATATTGATTACGATTACTGTAAAGGATGCGGAATTTGTGCACACGAATGCCCTTCCGATGCAATCGAAATGATAAAAGAATAA
- a CDS encoding SAM-dependent methyltransferase HcgC family protein, producing MNVDTGITSEIFTIKSETRLIDIFNEIIDKKSQAVFNYVESLMIESNAKIIVIGTYFTGVGIVKKLSEKYTNILLIDIYPHLKELLDTAIGGDVKNSVDFSSDLDLIYAGDVVIDTTGFGGINVERSSKIDVDTFIIEDPTAENNDKLLKNKNNIHERLEAVHAKNKRILKTKGINSKTSGTMTLTIGILINALNSCLKRDGVLYSACEMGFFEEVIFKEHDIEKFIQLVDKPALKVSTIDLFSCDKFICEEINKINSDLNEA from the coding sequence ATGAATGTTGATACCGGAATAACTTCTGAAATATTTACAATTAAATCTGAAACCAGATTAATCGATATTTTTAATGAGATTATTGATAAAAAATCCCAGGCTGTTTTTAATTACGTTGAAAGTTTAATGATTGAAAGCAATGCCAAAATAATTGTTATTGGAACTTATTTTACCGGCGTAGGTATTGTCAAGAAATTAAGTGAAAAATACACAAATATATTGCTAATTGACATCTATCCCCATTTAAAAGAATTATTGGATACTGCAATTGGAGGGGATGTTAAAAATAGTGTTGATTTTTCATCTGATTTGGATTTAATATATGCCGGAGATGTTGTAATCGATACTACCGGTTTTGGCGGAATCAATGTTGAGAGGTCATCCAAAATTGATGTTGACACCTTTATAATAGAAGATCCCACTGCAGAAAACAACGACAAGCTATTGAAAAATAAAAATAATATTCATGAAAGACTAGAAGCAGTGCATGCTAAAAATAAAAGGATTCTAAAAACAAAAGGAATAAATAGTAAAACCTCCGGAACAATGACACTAACAATCGGCATTTTGATAAATGCACTGAATAGTTGTCTTAAAAGAGATGGGGTGCTTTATAGTGCATGTGAAATGGGTTTTTTTGAAGAAGTAATCTTTAAAGAACATGATATTGAAAAATTTATCCAATTAGTGGATAAACCTGCTTTAAAAGTATCTACAATTGATTTATTTAGTTGTGATAAGTTTATATGTGAAGAGATTAATAAAATTAATTCTGATTTAAATGAAGCTTAA
- a CDS encoding PhoU domain-containing protein has translation MTKRNKTLKRILDVILYENPSTQDEIAEKLGISRRYVTQLLQPLVKDGTVKRAYMIDLKSYEHLAESISRYSYRTSNGNVLINDMLANMTHHVHSQLEMSFDAVLEYDEDKANKALEMDFATNNMVEKVRTSVETVVSINQHSEISKSMLYNEIAYDLERIGDYCGHIAKFVINDIYEVEENVLKKLKKMYKTAQSMIRLAMTSFIEGNTELKDEIMELEETIQIIQSKAINLIATQMAESSFDEKERSNYFIYLFRLIKAFKRIGDISVEMMDVAVEFHDNIPRPTTPRPFR, from the coding sequence ATGACTAAACGAAATAAAACATTAAAGAGAATTCTAGATGTCATATTATATGAAAATCCCTCAACACAAGATGAAATCGCTGAAAAATTAGGAATATCACGTAGATATGTTACTCAGTTATTACAACCATTAGTTAAAGACGGTACTGTCAAAAGAGCATATATGATTGATTTAAAAAGTTATGAACATCTCGCTGAATCTATCAGTAGATATTCCTATAGAACTAGCAATGGGAATGTTTTAATAAATGATATGTTAGCCAATATGACTCATCATGTTCACTCACAATTGGAAATGTCCTTTGATGCAGTTTTAGAATATGATGAGGACAAAGCCAATAAAGCTTTAGAAATGGATTTTGCTACAAACAATATGGTTGAAAAGGTCAGAACTTCAGTTGAGACTGTTGTCAGTATTAACCAACATTCTGAAATTTCAAAATCCATGCTTTACAATGAGATAGCTTATGATTTAGAGCGTATTGGGGATTATTGTGGCCATATTGCAAAATTTGTTATTAATGATATTTATGAAGTGGAGGAAAATGTTTTAAAGAAATTGAAAAAAATGTATAAAACAGCCCAATCAATGATCCGTTTAGCAATGACTAGTTTTATTGAAGGAAATACTGAACTTAAGGATGAAATAATGGAATTGGAAGAAACTATTCAAATTATTCAATCTAAAGCTATTAATTTAATTGCTACTCAAATGGCTGAAAGTTCATTTGATGAAAAAGAGCGTTCAAATTATTTCATTTATTTATTTAGGCTCATTAAAGCATTTAAAAGAATTGGGGATATTTCTGTTGAAATGATGGATGTTGCAGTTGAATTCCATGACAATATCCCAAGACCAACTACTCCGAGACCTTTTAGATGA
- the porA gene encoding pyruvate synthase subunit PorA, with amino-acid sequence MIREVMTANKAVAEAARLAKPKVIPVYPITPQTTISEYLAQYVADEKINAKYIKVESEHSAISAAVGASSTGVRVFTATSSQGLMLMHEILFAAAGMRTPFVLADANRAISAPLNIWNDQQDSIAQRDSGWLQIYVENAQEALDTTLMAYKVSENPKVLLPSMVCLDGFILTHTVEPVDIPDQEPVDEFLPPYEPKHAFLDPKTPMSIGNLADPNYYLEARHDMQVAMENSLEVIQQTCDEFAEIFGRKYGLIETYKTEDAEIIFVAMGSLCSTLRVIINQLREKGEKVGLLKVRAYRPFPFEAIEEAVKNCDKLAVIDKNFTFGIGGALYTDIKSKIKKDTYGFIAGLGGRDITPESILEIYEETKNVPEKEVTWIGLKEE; translated from the coding sequence ATGATAAGAGAAGTAATGACCGCAAATAAAGCAGTTGCAGAAGCTGCAAGATTAGCAAAACCCAAAGTTATTCCCGTTTATCCAATTACTCCACAAACTACAATTTCTGAATACTTAGCACAATATGTTGCTGACGAAAAAATCAATGCTAAATACATCAAAGTAGAATCAGAACACAGTGCAATAAGTGCTGCTGTCGGAGCAAGTAGTACTGGAGTAAGAGTATTTACAGCAACATCTTCACAAGGATTAATGTTAATGCACGAAATTTTATTTGCAGCGGCAGGTATGAGAACACCTTTCGTTTTAGCTGATGCAAACAGAGCAATTTCTGCACCATTAAACATTTGGAATGACCAACAAGATTCAATTGCACAAAGAGATTCAGGATGGTTGCAAATTTATGTTGAAAATGCACAAGAAGCATTGGACACTACTTTAATGGCATATAAAGTTTCAGAAAACCCTAAAGTATTATTACCTTCAATGGTATGTTTAGATGGTTTCATTTTAACTCACACTGTTGAACCAGTAGACATTCCAGATCAAGAACCTGTCGATGAATTTTTACCTCCATATGAACCTAAACATGCTTTCCTCGATCCTAAAACCCCAATGTCTATTGGTAACTTAGCTGATCCCAACTATTATCTTGAAGCAAGACATGATATGCAAGTAGCTATGGAAAATTCCCTTGAGGTAATCCAACAAACCTGTGATGAATTTGCTGAAATCTTCGGAAGAAAATATGGCCTTATTGAAACATATAAAACTGAAGATGCTGAAATCATATTTGTTGCTATGGGATCACTTTGTAGTACCCTTAGAGTTATTATTAATCAATTAAGAGAAAAAGGCGAAAAAGTAGGTTTGCTTAAAGTCAGAGCTTACAGACCTTTCCCATTTGAAGCTATTGAAGAAGCTGTTAAAAATTGTGACAAATTAGCGGTTATCGATAAAAATTTCACATTCGGAATCGGTGGGGCATTATATACTGATATTAAATCAAAAATCAAAAAAGATACCTATGGATTTATCGCCGGCTTAGGTGGAAGGGACATTACCCCTGAATCAATTTTGGAAATTTATGAAGAAACTAAAAATGTACCTGAAAAAGAAGTTACATGGATTGGACTTAAGGAGGAATAA
- a CDS encoding 4Fe-4S dicluster domain-containing protein translates to MEKISVNTNLCDGCMNCVNMCASVHRVSRINIVEYHSSFYSIVCQHCENAPCIKICPTEAVTDEGVDSEKCIGCGLCVMACPFGAMTFEANIAEKCDLCAEREEGPACIRACTKRAISVVDPAKVKSKNQEKFLAKMAGLYEPDSKKSSFVNVITSQARARLVLEE, encoded by the coding sequence ATGGAAAAAATTTCTGTAAATACTAATCTATGTGATGGATGTATGAACTGTGTAAACATGTGCGCATCTGTTCACAGAGTTAGTAGAATAAATATTGTAGAATATCATTCTTCATTTTACTCCATTGTATGTCAACACTGCGAAAATGCACCATGTATCAAAATCTGCCCAACAGAAGCAGTTACCGATGAAGGAGTAGATAGTGAAAAATGTATTGGCTGCGGATTATGTGTAATGGCCTGTCCATTTGGTGCAATGACATTTGAAGCAAATATTGCTGAGAAATGTGACCTCTGTGCTGAGAGAGAAGAAGGACCTGCATGTATCAGAGCTTGTACTAAAAGAGCTATTAGTGTTGTTGATCCTGCTAAAGTCAAATCTAAAAATCAGGAAAAATTCTTGGCTAAAATGGCGGGATTATATGAACCTGACTCTAAGAAAAGCAGCTTTGTCAATGTAATTACAAGTCAAGCAAGGGCAAGGCTTGTTTTAGAAGAATAG
- a CDS encoding DUF3236 domain-containing protein, with translation MAFEKMIKKAFEESRNNCRFGDTLEEIGEIQDYIKNAEKIYIPNKNGIKVEVLNQVLNEYGLQNAQILHINTNTADTSRIPALAKAYMALDQSDADLIISRGRLGIPGSGSLLIFIDNKGRILTCATSPSHLIHGKTLEEAVYSEACEALEKIGFEKKG, from the coding sequence ATGGCATTTGAAAAAATGATTAAAAAAGCGTTTGAAGAATCAAGAAATAATTGCAGATTTGGAGACACTCTTGAAGAAATAGGTGAAATTCAGGATTATATCAAAAATGCTGAAAAAATTTATATTCCCAATAAAAATGGTATTAAAGTAGAAGTTTTAAACCAAGTCTTAAATGAATATGGATTGCAAAATGCTCAAATTCTCCATATTAATACCAATACTGCAGACACTAGTAGAATACCTGCTCTTGCAAAAGCTTACATGGCACTAGATCAAAGTGATGCTGATTTAATTATTTCAAGAGGAAGACTCGGGATTCCAGGATCCGGTTCACTTTTAATTTTTATTGACAATAAAGGAAGGATACTTACTTGTGCAACTTCTCCTTCACATTTAATTCATGGCAAAACTCTTGAAGAGGCAGTTTATAGTGAGGCATGTGAAGCACTTGAAAAAATCGGATTTGAAAAGAAAGGCTAA
- the hmdC gene encoding 5,10-methenyltetrahydromethanopterin hydrogenase cofactor biosynthesis protein HmdC has product MHDLIKKAVHDDEAAIAISKMDKDVGSVVDAISELSLEETMKLGMQFKRFPLGCDLTEVVAGTCASDLELMDLLGNCRLSDFIGAPIHICAYAFADIGEKFGMTGLEVMEKVHEIVDVPLDLDHFGENGAMRLPRNISGCGGECYNEGPAFTECPRERIHERLIDKELEQKDDKEGWIKLASSVAVNVTSEQSGSGHAAPLREAEDIAKLGKKYGKGVESIMFVGDGYDEVIIGFEKSIEIGADVVVVEGGPFNRCENATEGFAKTIAAARILAPGKVVATNGAYEHEVRAGLRSGLNMVITGFPKNHHGYMCGYEPGTARRGKFGLPRIIQIINEEFPNRGLPAQKHDLLAIATAVKLAGPENIYPHKIGDYAIGDAHWATLVNSRMYENINLKHSLDDLVKLADGKTIALHGGRFISWVIAEKIDKQVDEIIISDVDKWVLDNTVANLQDCLDATIIGEMDDKTAAGKADISIASSTMIPVKENVLRKVPNAITLV; this is encoded by the coding sequence ATGCATGATTTAATAAAAAAAGCGGTTCATGATGATGAGGCAGCAATTGCCATATCAAAAATGGATAAAGATGTAGGGTCTGTTGTAGATGCTATTTCAGAATTGTCCTTAGAAGAAACAATGAAATTGGGAATGCAATTTAAAAGATTTCCGTTAGGATGTGACTTAACTGAAGTGGTAGCTGGGACATGTGCATCTGATTTAGAATTAATGGATTTACTTGGAAATTGTAGGTTATCTGATTTCATTGGAGCACCGATTCACATTTGTGCATATGCATTTGCAGATATTGGTGAAAAATTTGGAATGACTGGTCTTGAAGTAATGGAAAAGGTTCATGAAATAGTGGATGTACCTTTAGACCTTGATCATTTTGGTGAAAATGGTGCAATGAGACTTCCAAGAAATATCTCAGGATGTGGTGGTGAATGTTACAATGAGGGACCTGCATTCACTGAATGTCCTCGCGAAAGAATCCATGAACGTTTAATTGACAAGGAGTTAGAGCAAAAAGATGATAAGGAAGGTTGGATTAAATTAGCATCATCTGTTGCGGTTAATGTAACCTCTGAACAAAGTGGAAGCGGTCATGCTGCACCTTTAAGGGAAGCAGAAGATATAGCAAAGCTAGGTAAAAAATATGGTAAAGGTGTAGAGTCTATCATGTTCGTTGGTGATGGATATGATGAAGTAATTATTGGTTTTGAAAAATCAATTGAAATCGGTGCGGACGTTGTTGTAGTGGAGGGCGGACCATTTAACAGATGTGAAAATGCAACTGAAGGATTTGCAAAAACTATTGCAGCTGCAAGAATATTGGCTCCGGGAAAAGTTGTAGCTACTAATGGGGCATATGAACATGAAGTAAGAGCAGGACTTAGATCTGGATTGAACATGGTAATTACCGGTTTTCCTAAAAACCACCATGGATATATGTGTGGATATGAACCTGGAACCGCAAGAAGAGGCAAGTTCGGTCTTCCAAGAATAATTCAAATTATTAATGAGGAATTTCCGAATAGAGGATTGCCTGCTCAAAAACACGATTTGCTTGCAATCGCCACTGCAGTGAAACTTGCCGGACCTGAAAACATTTATCCCCACAAAATCGGAGATTATGCAATTGGGGATGCTCACTGGGCAACACTTGTAAACTCAAGAATGTATGAAAATATTAATCTAAAACACTCTTTAGATGATTTGGTAAAACTTGCTGATGGTAAAACCATTGCTTTGCATGGCGGAAGATTCATCTCTTGGGTTATTGCAGAAAAAATTGATAAACAAGTTGATGAAATCATTATTTCAGATGTTGATAAATGGGTATTGGACAATACTGTAGCAAACTTGCAAGATTGTTTGGATGCAACCATCATTGGTGAAATGGATGATAAAACTGCTGCAGGCAAAGCCGATATTTCCATCGCCTCATCAACAATGATTCCTGTTAAAGAAAATGTTTTGAGAAAAGTACCAAATGCCATAACTTTGGTATGA